The Rhododendron vialii isolate Sample 1 chromosome 5a, ASM3025357v1 genome contains a region encoding:
- the LOC131327963 gene encoding UDP-glycosyltransferase 84B1-like, which produces MRHCLRWLPLIIPHHHHCLLAATPLSLSLSLSLSKTIMETKEEIHVLMVAFSSQGHINPMLRLANRLITSQKNLHVTLATTEVARHRMLASSSTTAAADSAHSVAKIRFEFFSDGLPLDYDRKSNLDHFMDSLAAAGPANLSAIIQSNHPTEFNCVITNPFIPWAADTSAAHGIPCAMLWIQPCALYSIYYRFYNNLNPFPTVKNPDLPADLPGLPLLKTEDLPSFVLPSNHFSVFPKLFDGLFRSMGKFKWVLVNSFEELEKDVIGSMSEIHRVMPVGPLVPQELLGEDRADDAVGGVDMWKSDDDCIGWLDQQGACSVVYVSFGSIVVLSEEQMQSIATGLKKSARPFLWVVKRPDYQDGAEKASFGFLEELKGQGLIVPWSPQIKVLMHPSIGCFLSHCGWNSMLETIAAGVPVIAYPQWTDQPTNAKLITDVWRIGVRVIPNSDGVVTGEEVERCIEEVMGGPNSEEFKKNAAGLKVAARDAVADGGSSDRNIKLFVDDIIGHSST; this is translated from the exons ATGCGTCATTGCCTACGGTGGTTGCCTCTTATtatcccccaccaccaccactgccttCTAGCcgccacccctctctctctctctctctctctctctctctccaagacTATCATGGAAACCAAAGAAGAAATTCACGTACTAATGGTAGCGTTCTCATCCCAAGGCCACATCAACCCCATGCTCCGACTAGCCAACCGCCTCATAACTTCCCAAAAAAACCTCCACGTCACCCTCGCCACCACCGAAGTCGCCCGCCACCGCATGCtcgcctcctcctccaccaccgccgccgccgacTCCGCCCACTCCGTCGCGAAAATCCGCTTCGAATTCTTCTCCGACGGCCTCCCCCTCGACTACGACCGCAAGTCTAACCTCGACCACTTCATGGACTCCCTCGCTGCCGCGGGCCCCGCAAACCTCTCCGCCATAATCCAAAGCAACCACCCCACGGAATTCAACTGCGTGATCACGAACCCGTTCATTCCGTGGGCCGCTGATACGTCAGCGGCCCACGGAATCCCATGCGCCATGCTCTGGATACAACCCTGCGCTCTCTACTCCATATACTACCGCTTCTACAACAACCTCAACCCGTTTCCGACGGTGAAAAACCCGGACTTACCCGCGGATCTACCCGGGTTGCCCTTGCTTAAAACAGAGGATTTACCCTCTTTCGTTCTCCCTTCCAATCACTTTAGCGTGTTCCCGAAGTTATTCGACGGGTTGTTCCGGAGCATGGGGAAGTTCAAGTGGGTTCTCGTTAACTCGTTCGAAGAACTCGAGAAGGATGTCATCGGGTCCATGTCGGAGATCCACCGGGTCATGCCGGTCGGGCCGCTGGTGCCGCAGGAACTGTTGGGTGAAGATCGGGCGGATGATGCTGTGGGTGGAGTAGATATGTGGAAATCCGATGACGATTGTATCGGGTGGCTTGATCAGCAAGGAGCGTGTTCTGTTGTTTACGTCTCGTTTGGAAGCATTGTGGTGTTATCGGAAGAGCAAATGCAGAGTATTGCGACGGGTCTGAAGAAGAGTGCCCGGCCGTTTCTTTGGGTGGTGAAACGACCCGATTACCAG GACGGTGCAGAGAAAGCGTCATTTGGGTTTCTAGAAGAATTGAAAGGGCAAGGCCTTATTGTGCCATGGAGTCCTCAAATAAAGGTTCTAATGCACCCATCAATTGGGTGCTTTCTGAGCCACTGCGGATGGAATTCGATGTTGGAAACGATTGCCGCAGGCGTGCCCGTAATCGCATACCCCCAGTGGACGGATCAGCCAACGAATGCCAAGCTTATTACAGATGTGTGGCGGATAGGCGTGCGGGTCATCCCGAACTCAGACGGTGTTGTAACCGGTGAGGAAGTGGAGAGGTGCATTGAGGAGGTTATGGGCGGGCCGAATTCGGAGGAGTTTAAGAAAAATGCGGCGGGGTTAAAAGTGGCTGCTCGAGATGCGGTGGCAGACGGTGGATCATCGGACCGGAACATAAAGTTGTTTGTGGATGATATAATTGGCCATTCCAGCACATGA